gcggagCAGCCCGGGAAGGAGCCCGGTGAGCGGGGGGGACCCTCCCGGTACGAGCCGGCCCGGTAGGGAGTTCTCCCGGTAAGGACCGGGGCAGCCCGGTGCAGGAGAGCCCGGTATCGGCTCTCCCGGTGGGGAATTAGGGCAGCCCGGTGCAGACTATGGGCTCCCCCGGGAGGGAATAGGGCACCGTGGTGCGGGGCAGCCCGGTGCAGGGTGCGGGCTCTCCCGGTGCAGGGTGCGAGCTCTCCCCGGTGGGTCTGGCTGCCCTGGCCATGGAGGTGCCGGGGACGCCCCCGGTTGCCGGGAGTTGTTGGCAGGACCCGCTGGCAGTAGCGGGCACGACGGGCCGGCCGGTGTGCAGGACGCGGGGACGGGCGAGCGGGCGACGGGCGCTGAGCGTCGTCTGTGTGCTGGGCCGGGAGCCGGCCGCCTGCCCCGCGCTGCGCAGCCTGCGTGATGCGTGCCGTGACCTGCGGGCACGCCTGCACACCCTGCCCTTTGGCACCCTGGCGCTGGGCGACACCGCCACGCTGGACCGCTTCTACAACGCAGGTGAGGATGCGACACGCTCCGCCGGCGGCATCCCCGGTGTGGGGTTTCTATCACCCTCCTTTTCCTGTTATTCTGCCTGGTTATCCCAGCTCTCCGGAAATATCCGGGCCAaggctccccagcccctgcgcaGCTCCCAGCGGAGCTCTGCCAGCTGCGCGCTCGGGTGGTTCGCTGTTTGGTTTCCTGCCGTCCTCCTGTTTGCTTTCCGGGGTGGTCGGACATTTGCCGGGATGTCTTCCTCCCCGGCGTTAAACACACGGGTGTGATTTTGGAAAGGGTGGGGGTTTGTGGAGGGTTTGCTCAGGGTTCGACCCTGTGCCGCCGTGCGAGCGGGTGCCCCTCGCTGTGGCCTCAGGTGCTGTGATGGCAGGGGCCATCCGCTGTCTTAGGGGATGcggacacacacacccccaccctcccccaaaCCCAAGGGTGGCTGGTTCCCCTTCCCCATGAATTTGGGGTCTGGAATTGGACTCGTGAGCATCCCCACCGTCCTGCCCGCAGACGTGGCCGTGGTGGAGCTGAGCGACTCCGTCTGCCAGCCCTCCCTCTTCTACCACCTGGGCGTCCGCGAGAGCTTCAACATGTCCCACAATgtcctgctgtgctgccaggCCGACCTGCCCCCCCTCCAGGCCCTGCAGGTCAGTGGGTACAGGGACACCCCGGCTCCCCGggtgctgcttctccagggTGGGAAGAGCCCCAAGTGCCTGGAGCATccgtgcaggcaggagagggatCTCCATCCTGAGCCCGGCCGAGTTCCCATGGTCGCATCCTGCTCTGGCAGAGATTTCCCTGTGCCTGGAtgggatgaggagggggtggcTGGGGACGCCGGTGAGCCCCGGAGCcgggtgcagggtgctgggtgctccCTTGGCCCCAACTGGCTGGGAATTTGGGAACAGGCACTTTTCCCAGGGAAAAGCCGATTCCTGTAAACAAAACCTCCCTTGTGGAAGGGGCCAGCGGGAGGGATTCTCACCGCTCAGGGAGAAAAATGCAGACGGAGGCACGTCCAAATCATCCCCAAATGTCACCCTGACTCAGGGGAGCACCCATTCGGAGACCCCTTCCCTGTGCTGGGTTTGGAGGAGAAGCCAGCTGCGTTTGCAGCCCTGCCCGGGCTGGGGGGTGGGTCCACATGCGATGCTCGTGGCATGGGGGTGACCGGTCGCCCCTGTGGCTTGGCCCCGGTGTCCCCCGCTGTCCGCGGCTGTTTTCCAGGTAACTCCGATCCCTGAGCCTGAAATCAACTGATTTCTTTTGCTGGGGACTCCATTAaatccctcctccttccctctccccccaggAGGACATCTGCCAGAAGAACTCGGTGCGTCTCTTGTCCCCGTGCTCGATGCCGCGGTGCCGGGGGGTTTGAGCCCCTCTCTCCCCCTGAGCCACCTCTCCCCAGCCTCGGAGGGTGGGCATTGCAGACAGGGAGTGAGATCTCTCCCCGGATCcgagttgggggggggggtgtcactcGCTCAGAGCAAGCGCCAGGAACAGCAGCGTGGAGAGGGGTACCTGGTTTTGAAAAGAACCAGGAGCGTTCACTCTGGAGCGTAATGATGACAGTCAGAGATAAagctgttttgtcttttcctgctAATGACTTATGGAGGGTGGCTGCGTTAGCATGGCCTGTATGGTCCGGACAGTGTGGGGAGGCTTGGGGAGAGGGGGCTGGTCCATGACACGAGTAGATGGGTTCTCAGCTTGACTGGCACAGCCGctcacctcctctcccctccctcaggGCCTCTGCAGCAGCTACACCTTCATCCCCTATGCGGTGACCCCCCAGAACAAGGTCGTCTGCTGCAGCACCGGGGCCATGAAGTGCCTGACGGAGCTTTTCCAGCCCAGCTTCGAGACGGACACCTTCTTCACCCCGCTGGCAGCCCGGCTCgtccagctgctggaggggatCCCCACCGACTCCTGGTACTGGCGCCAACCCCTCTGGCTGCGGGCAAACCCTTGTGCCCGCGGGGGCTGGCAGGTCTTGGCGGAGAATTGCCACCACCCCAAAAGCCCCACGTCTCTGCCCTCCCATCCCCAGCGGGTATTTTCAGGAGACGATCCGGCGGGATATCCGGAGGGCACGGGAAACGTACCGAGGGGAGCAGCTGAGCCGGGAGCTGATCCGCATCCAGCAGCGCCTGGACAGAGTGGAGCTGCTCAGCCTGGACATCGTGGTGAACCTCCTCCTCTCCTACCGCGACGTGCAGGTtaagggctgggggggggctggggagttCCTGGGGACCATATCAGcatcctggggagggggcacctcCACGGCCTCCCCTTGCTCGGAGGAGCCTGCGACCCCCAGGGTTTGGCCAGTCCAGGGAGAGCATCGCCCCACGGAGCCAGGGATGGGCAGCACGGGGGCCACCGGCTCAGCCCCGCCGCTGTCCCCACAGGATTACGATGCCATCATCTCGCTGGTGGAGACCCTCCAGGTGCTGCCGACCTGCGCCGTGGCTGAGCAGCACAACGTCCGCTTCCACTACGCCTTCGCCCTCAGCCGGTGAGCGGTGATGGGGGGGGTGACACGCACCCCGGGGCATCCCGACGGCACGCAGCCGGGGGGTCAGGGGACCGAGGGGCGATGCCAGCGGTGCTGTTCCCCGAGCGCCGGTCGCGTGTGTCCAGGCGTAACCgtgccggggaccgggagaaGGCCCTGTCGGTGCTGCTGCCCGTGGTGGAGCGTGGGGAGAGGGCTGCGCCCGACCTCCTCTGCTTGTGCGGCCGCATCTACAAGGACATGTTCATCAGCTCCGGCCTCACCGACACCCAGACGAGGGACCAGGCTTTCTACTGGTgaggctggggacagggctgggagccacctgcctgcccacggcCCTGGCCGGGGGGTTCGCAGGGGCTCTGGGGGCTTGCTGGGCACGGTCAacccccccactccccagcagcagcgccAAGGCAGGTGATGCTAATTCCTGCTGggcttttatatttatttatttatttttacttcttttggggttttttttctggtttgggagCGCTCCCCCATCATAGGGGGCTCCTGAGGCAGCCGTGTTTTGGCTggcggggtgtggggggggtggcagCGGCCGTGCCCCCCACCTGGCATTTCTGCCCAGGTACAGCAAAGCCTTCGAGATGGAGCCGAGCCTCCATGCGGGCATCAACGCTGCCGTGCTCCTCATGGCCGCCGGGCACCAGTTCGAAACCTCCGTGCAGCTGCAGCAAATCGGTGGGTGCCCACCCACAGGTTGAGGACAAGGACCCACAGGGGACGGGGACCAGGCGCTGGGGTCCGATGGCATCGGGGTACCCCCGGAGCGGCCGTGCCCGGGTTGTGGGGGTCACCAGCGGAGGGGTGACGGGCTCCTGCTCCCGTGTCCAGGGGTGaagctgagctgcctgcagggtCGCAAGGGCAGCCCGGGGGAGCTGCGCTACTACTGGGACGTGGGCTTTTGCCTCGGAGCCGGCATCTTGGCCAACGACCTCAGCAAAGTCATCCAAGCCTCTGAGAAGCTCTACAAGCTCAACGCACCGGGCTGGTACGGCAACGGCACGGCATGTGCCcacctgggcagggctgggtctCCAGTCCCGGGTGGCTGTGCCCCAGGAGGGGGTTtagggggggctggggacatctgTCTCCCCTCTCTCACCCCCCACGTCCCCGCAGGTACCTGGTCTCGGTCATGGAGACCTTCCTGCTCTACAAACACTTCCAGAGGAGCCCGCAggtcccctctgctcagcaggagctggctgATTTTTGGCTGGGCTTCCTCCTCAAGGCGTGCCAGCCCTTCATCGCCACGCCACGCTGCCCGGTGAGGGGCCCCACGGAGCCGACCCCTCCTGCCCAGACCCCCGGACGTCCCTGGGGACCACCCGGTCGTCCAGGCTCACTGGGGATTTGGGGAGGCACCAAGCAGCCCACCGGTGCCAACCCCAGTGGGTGGGGGTGCAAGGGTGTGGGCTGGGGACCCAGCGGGTTGGGGGACTCATCCTGCAGCCCCCTCTGGTGCAGGTCCTGGTCCTGGAGCTCAACAAGGTCCTGCAGCCAGCTTGGTTGGCACTGCACGGTGGCACGGAGGAGCACGCCCTGAGTCTCGCCCTCGTCTGCCCCACAGAGGAGGTagggatggggctggaggagctggggggtccccaccgaccccctccccacctgccCCTTCCCCCGCAGAAGGCGGCATTGAGCTGGACCTTCGCCGCCGCGGCCGTCCGGGGCGTCAGGTGAGCATGTCCCCGGTCCCCTCGCCAGCAGGATCGCGGTTCCCCCCCAtgtgcctgcagcccctctgcccacCCCGTGGGCACCCCCTCTGCCCCAGTGctgacggggagggggggtcctCACCCTCCAGCATCTGCAAGTGCGACGAACGGGGCTGCTTCCTCTACGTGATGCACGCGGAGGAGGATTTCCAGCTCTacttcccctcccagcagcactgccGGTGGTgagtggggcagggggggcacaGGGGCACCCACATTTCTGGTGGGGGCACGGGGACCCCAAGTCAGCGCCCTGGTGAGCGGGGAGGGGCAGGAGCGTGCTATTTGTTCCCTACCTTaatttgggggcgggggggaagagtgtcctggggaccccccctgcAGCTGGGTCCCACAAAACAGGGTGGCAcaggccccccccccaccttgtGCCACTGGTGGGGGCCAGACTGGGAGAGGGAACAGGAGCCcctctgtgctgggggggggtcagtgTCCAGGTCCCCAGCATCCTCACTGGGGCTCAGGACCATCGTCCTCCCGCCAGCAGGTTCTGCGACCAGATCCAGTCCCTCATGGCCGAGCAGGCGGCGAGCGGCGAGGAGGtgcccagccccacgcagcccaTCCTGGAGGTGAGGTGGGGGACATGGGGTGACACAGGGTGACGGGTGGCACACGCTGCCACACCACATCTCTGCCCGCAGTACAGCTACGAGTACTCGGAGACGGGCGAGCGGGTGGTCCTGGGCAGGGGGACGTACGGGGTCGTCTACGCCGGGCGCTGCCTCAGCAACCAAGTGCGCATCGCTATCAAGGAGATCCCGGAGCGAGACAGCCGGTAGGTACCGTGCCACGGGGtcccggggggtcccgggggatTCCTGGGCAGCCCCTCACCCCAGCGTCCTGCCGCACAGGTACTCGCAGCCCTTGCACGAGGAGATCGCCTTGCACAAGCGCCTGCGGCACAGGAACATCGTGCAGTACCTGGGCTCCATCAGCCAGGGTGGCTTCATCAAGATCTTCATGGAGGAGGTGCCGGGAGGTGGGCAGCGCTGGGGACAGGATTTGGGGGTCAAAGGGGGGCACGTGGCCATATGTGTGGCCTAAACAGGGGTGTTGCCCCTCTCCATGCCCCCTCTCCAGGGAGCCTCTCGTCCCTGCTGCGCTCCAAGTGGGGACCCCTCAAGGACAACGAACCCACCATCATCTTCTACACCCGCCAGATCCTCAACGGGCTCAGCTACCTCCACGACAACCACATCGTGCACCGCGACATCAAGGTGAGGGGGTGGGCATCACCCATCCCGGGGGCACGAGGCCTGACCCCCCTATCTCCGGGGGCACCGGGGAGCCGGGAGCTGCCCCTCCATACCCAAAGCCCCTGGGGTGATGCCCAAAGGCCTTGCTTGAGCTCCAGGAGCTTTTTGTggcttgctttgatttttgggGTGCCCTTCTCACAACAGGGAGACAACGTCCTCATCAACACATACAGCGGGGTGCTGAAGATCTCCGACTTTGGTACCTCCAAGCGGCTGGCGGGCATCAGCCCCAGCGCCGAGACCTTCACGGGTAAGggcaccctggggctgggggctgggttCCCCTGACTTGGGGGTGGTGGGATGCCGAGGACCAGGCGATGACGGGGTCTGCGTCCTTGTACCCAGCACGGGGAGAAGGACAACCCAGCCCTGGATACGGGCTCCTCTCactcctcctcatcctctcccCAGGCACCCTGCAGTACATGGCCCCAGAAATCATTGACCAGGGGCCGTGGGGCTATGGGAAGCCAGCGGATATCTGGTCCTTGGGCTGCACCATCATCGAGATGGCCACGGGCAAGCCCCCCTTCTACGAGCTGGGCAACCCCCAGGCTGCGATGTTCAAGGTACCCATGGGGTTGGGCAGGGGATGGGAGGGTTTCCCCAACCCTAAAATGTCCCCCCTGGGGTGGCCAGTCCCTTCGCAGCCCCACGAGTGCCTCCCCTCTAGGTGGGCATGTTCAAGATGCACCCGGAGGTGCCCGAGTCCATGTCGGACAAGGCCAAGACGTTCATCCTGCGCTGCTTCCAGGCCGACCCGGCCACACGGGCGACGGCCGCCGCGCTGCTGCGGGACCCCTTCCTCGCCAGCACCGGGAGGGCCCggagccagcccctgccctcgGCGGGGggtgaggctgggggggggggggggcaggataGGGGGGCCTGGCATGAGCTGCTAAATaaccatctccatctccatcatCTCCCTGGCAGGCGAGCCCCCCCACTTCGGGCAGCAGGATGAGGATGTGGAGGGCAGCGATGGGAGCAGGGGATGTTCCTCAGCCAGGCAGGACGCCCCGGTGAGGGGCACAGAGGGCAGCCCCCCGctcctgtgcccccccagcGAGGCAGCCTCCAGCCACGGCCACTTGGGGTAGGGCAGCCTGGGCATGGGGGACcccggggggcggaggggggggggtcggCTTTCTGCCGCCCATGACACCCACCCACCCTGCCGTGTCCCAGCATTGCACCCCGCAATGTCCCCTTGTGCCAGGGCATCACATCCCTCCCTCTTACAGCCTGGGGGGGCTTGCAGGGGGTCCCCCATGCCCTCCACCAAGCCCAATGGCCGTGCCCACCCTGAGGCCACGCTCCTAAATGCCCAAGGCCGGGGTAGGGGGGGGGCAGTGCCAACCTTTCCCACCTCCCACCAGCGCTGCCCAGGACTCGGCCGGCTCCAACCGCAGCCTGTGCTCGTCCTCCCCGGAGGACAGCGGGGACGGGTTCCTCCTGCGGAAGGACAGCAAGCGCCGGGCCACGCTGCACCGCGTCCTCACCGCCGAGGCACCCGCCATCGTCGCTGCCTTGGAGGAGagccaggtgggtgctgggtgcccggGCGGAGGGTGGGCACCGTGGCAGCCCCTGAGCATCTCCCttgcccccccccgcctccagAGCACGACAGGCGTGAGGTTGGGCTCGGAGCATCTCgctcagctgctgagctgcctgcGGAGCTACATCCAGTGCCCCAACCAGCACCGGCTGCGCCAGGACCTCCTGGCACTGCAGACCCAGCTGCGGGTGGAGGGGCTGAGcctcccccacctccaggcTCCCCTCTTCGGCTTCCAGGCAGCGGTCAGTGTGTAGGATGGGGTGGTAGGGTGCTGAACAGGCGATGTCCTGGTGCCGGTGGTGCCCTGGCACGGTGATGTCCCTGTGTGGGTGATGCCCTGGCGCTGGTGATGCCCTGGCACGGTGATGTCCCTGTGTGGGCGATGCCCTGGCACGGTGATGTCCCTGTGTGGGCGATGCCCTGGCACGGCGATGccctggcacagctctgctccttccagGTGAGAGGGGTGCTGCGCCGGCATCGCATCAAACCCCACTGGATGTTTGCGCTGGATGACGCTGTGAGCCAGGCGGTGCAGGCGGCTTTCACCATACTGGTGAGAGgtgggtggcactgggagatgACCAGGATGCGGGTCCAGGTCCCACCACCGTGGCTGGGTGATGGAGGAAGAGGGCGGCTGGCCCGGGCTGGGTGGGGGactttggggtgctgggaaaGGGATGTGAGGGGGAGCCCGCActggggcagccttggctgggCCCGGCTGCCCGTTTTGTCCCCCGTGCTCTGGGGTCATTGGGCACCTCTCCGTGCCCACCACCGCCTCTGCCCCCCCAGACCTGGGACCGAAGGCCGGCTGCCTGGGGGGCAACGGCACCAAGGACACAAGTGACGAGGACACCCCTATGCCGCCAAGACCGTCCATCCCCAGGAGCCAACCCCAGCGGGACAGCACCAATTTGGGGTTCGGCACCAATTTGGGGCTCGGCACCGGCACCAGCACCCAGGCGGaccctctgccctccctgcaggCATCCTCGGCGCTGGTGGCGCAGCTCTGTCACCTCCGCACAGAGACGAGCAGGTATGGCTTCACGGGTCCTCGTGCCTCCATCTCCCTGGCCGCCAGCCCCTGTTCTCCCCGCCGGGTGCCAGTCCGTGCCCCGCTCTCCCCCAGGCTGCTCCGGGAGCTGGCCCAGAAGGAGCAGGAGTGGCAGCAGCTGATGCAGCGGGTGCTTCGCTCCGGGGACGATGACACCGTGGTCCCCAGCCGGCTCCAGCGCAGCAGGGAGCACGGGGAGGTCCCCCCACGGTGCTTTGCCCCAGCGCAGGATCACTCGCCgctgagcccccagcccccccagcgaCAGGCTGACCCCCTCCTCCTCGAGTGGCTGCAGCGGCACGGCACGGACCCAGCCACCACGGCCACGGTGAGGCCCGCGGCCACTCGGCACACGGAGCTACatgggggctgggggtcaggccCCCCCCAGCATTGCCCCCCAACACCCCTGCCACCTCCCGCAGCTCCTCTCCCACGATTTCACGCTGCGGGACCTGCTGGGCTGTGCCACCCGTGACGACCTCTTCTACGTGGGCATCAGGTACCCCCAGCCCACGTTGCCCCTcctggcctggctgggggacagagggcaggggggcagtgctgggggggggacaagGCTTGGTCCCCTCCCTCTCACAGCCCCCGTGTCCCAGCAGGCGTGGGCCAGCGTACCGTCTCTGGGCAGCCATCCTGGAGCATCGCCGGACCCTCACCCAGCGGGAAGGGGAGTGagcccccaccccagggctgggacGTGGCCCCCGGGGCACCCAGCCACCGGCGCCCTGGGGCTGCCACCACGGGGGCAGGATGGTGACGGAGGGGACAGCCCCATGCCAGGAGCAGGCGGATGCAGCGGCTCCAGCCCCGTGCCGGAGGGAGAAGTTGGGGTGCGGTGCCCAGAGCAATAAACAGCTGCCAGATGTGCCCTCCGGTGCCACTTCATTGCTGTTGAaagggtggtggggggggggggcacagaccccagccctgcacagTGATACTCCgggctcagctccagccccctcTGCGTCCCGCAGTCCCGCTGGCATCGGGGGGGGTGGTCCATGGGGGGGCCGTGGGCTATGCCCGGGGGACCAGGTTGGTCCGCAGGGGCAGCAGCGCTTCCACCCACTGCCCGGGCTGCTGGAGCAGGCGCCCCCACACCCCCCGCTCCTCCGCCGTCGAGTCCATCCAGCCCACCGGCAACCCGTAGCTGCTCCCTGCAGAGAGACCACCGCTGTCACCCCTCCGGCCACGCTGCCGCCACCACCGCTCACCCCCCCTCTTCTGCAAGCCAGGGagagcaccctggggtgcccaggACCCCCCTGCTCACCTGTGCCCAGGCTGAGCCGGATGCCCCCCAGCTGGTGCTTGGAGAAGGCTTCGTGGTGCCAGAGGGTGAACTCGGCGCACGCCTCGGCCAGGTCCTTGGCCTGGAAGCCGTCGTACACCATGGTGTGGTTAAAGAGCGGGTTGAGGCTCCGCTTCACCACCCGCGTCTTCTGCCGGCTCGCCTTGCTGTCATCTGGCAGCACGTAGCTGGGGGTGACAGGGCGGtgagggggggggcggtgggacACCAGCCCCTCCGGGTGCCCCCCAGGGTGCCATTCCCCAACCCCACTCTTACCACTGCACAAAGGCATCCACGGTGCCACTCTGCAGGGGGATGAGGCTCTGGGCGTCCTTCACCCAGATGTGCAGCTCCCCCGTGGGTGGCAGCCCCCCACCTGCAGACAAGAGGGGTCAGGGGCACCCTGCCATGCCAGaacccccctctccccccgctTCCCGCCCCCCCGGGTGCCCGTGGGCACCTCTCACCTTCCGAGCCGCCGGGGATGAACTTCAATGCCAGGTTGAGGTTGCCCCGGCTGGCGAGACCGTCCGAGGAGATGGGCATctggggaggatgggggggttatggggggcTGTagatggggctggggtgggctgggggaggccGGGGACTCACCCGGGGCTGGAGGCTGAACCACTCGGGGCGTGTGTTGGCCCAGTCCCAGGCGCCCAGCGCGATCTCCACCTCCCCCAGGAAGAGGTTCCTGCCCAGGCTGTCGTGGTGCCACACCGAGAGGTTCAGGGTCCGTCCCTGCAggtccctcttctccagcttgtACTGGTGGGGAGGGGCCGCAGACAGGGTGAGGGCATGGCGAGGGGCCACCCCCACCCATAATCCCCCCCCCCGAACCAGGAggacacccctccccccccccaaaccaccccaaagCAGGGTTAGAAACCTTGAGGGTCTCATTGAAGATGGGATCCAAGCTCCTCTTCCGCACTGTGGTCTTGCGCTTGCTGCGGTTGGACTTATCTGGCAGCAGGTACGTCTTGATGTACCTGGAGCCAAAAAACCGAGGTGGATGCGATAGGTACCACCGCGGGCATTGCCCGGGCATCGCCGCTCGGGGCCGGGGCACTCACGGGTCTGACCGCTGCTTCTTGGCCTCGGCCAGCTCGCGGCACCGCAGCACGTGGACCTGCAGCTCCTTCTTGGCCGGGTCGTAGCGGAGGGAGAACTGGACGCAACCCCGCACGGCCACGCTGCCCAGCTCGCCCTCGCTGTACAGGCTCATCAGGCTGCCGCTCAGCTGCGGGGCAGCGGGATGGGGTCAGGGGGGGCTGGAgaggtgacaccccccccacatCCACCCCaacagcccccccagccccgtacCGTGGAGGAGCTGAGGCTGGACACCGAGGAGCTGGTGGTCAGCAGGCTGCTCGGGGACGTGTGGCCGTTCCGTGGGGACACCCGGCCCGGGGACGCCTGATCTGTCGAGGGGGTCCCCGGTCCctggaaatgcaaagcaaagagGGGTCAgcaccccctccccggctcccccATCCAAGTGCGGGCTCCTGAGGGCACCCAGCTCCCAGCAAGCGCCGGGTGCTTGGGCACAGACTGTGCCGTGCTGGCTTTGAACCCCCCGTACAGCCCCATACAGCCCCATACAGCCCCATATAGCCCTGTACAGCCCCATACAGCCCCATACAGCCCCATACAGCCCCATACAGCCCCATACAGCCCCATATAGCCCTGTACAGCCCCATACAGCCCCATACAGCCCCATACAGCCCCATACAGCCCCATACAGCCCTGTACAGCCCCATATAGCCCTGTACAGCCCCATACAGCCCCATACAGCCCCATACAGCCCTGTACAGCCCCATATAGCCCTGTACAGCCCCATACAGCCCTGTACAGCCCCATATAGCCCTGTACAGCCCCATACAGCCCCATACAGCCCCATACAGCCCCATATAGCCCTGTACAGCCCCATACAGCCCCATACAGCCCCATATAGCCCTGTACAGCCCCATACAGCCCCATACAGCCCCATACAGCCCTGTACAGCCCCATACAGCCCCATACAGCCCCATACAGCCTCATATAGCCCCATATAGCCCCATACAGCCCTGTACAGCCCCATATAGCCCTGTACAGCCCCATACAGCCCCATACAGCCTCATATAGCCCCATATAGCCCCATACAGCCCCATACAGCCCCATACAGCCCTGTACAGCCCCATACAGCCCCATACAGCCCCATACAGCCTCATATAGCCCCATATAGCCCCATACAGCCCTGTACAGCCCCATATAGCCCTGTACAGCCCCATACAGCCTCATATAGCCCCATATAGCCCCATACAGCCTCATATAGCCCCATATAGCCCTGTACAGCCCCATACAGCTCCATACAGCCCCATATAGCCCTGTACAGCCCCATACAGCCCCATACAGCCCCATACAGCCCTGTACAGCCCCATACAGCCCCATACAGCCTCATATAGCCCCATATAGCCCCATACAGCCCTGTacagccccacacagccctgTACAGCCCCGTatagccccagccagccccatacagcccccccagccccatataGCCCCATATAGCCCCAGACAGCCCCATATAGCCCCAGacagccccacacagccccaGACAGCCCCatataccccccccccccccccccagtcccaccATCCCACCTGCCCAGCCTCGGGCCTGCTGTGTGCGGAGTCgggctcctcctcgtcttcctCCGCGCTGGACGTGTTGAAGGGGTTCCCACCTACCGCATCACCTGCGAGGGTGCGGTgtcagcgggggggggggggtcctaatgcagcagggatggatggggggggggctttttttGGCAAGAGGAGCGAGCAGGCAAGCGAGGgatgggggggctgggaggaggctggTAAGCAGTGCTGGGGGGCTCCAATCCCCCAAATCCTGACAGCACtgacccccccacacacacacggttacctggctgggctgggacaTCC
This genomic window from Grus americana isolate bGruAme1 chromosome 23, bGruAme1.mat, whole genome shotgun sequence contains:
- the MAP3K6 gene encoding mitogen-activated protein kinase kinase kinase 6 isoform X3 is translated as MSHNVLLCCQADLPPLQALQEDICQKNSGLCSSYTFIPYAVTPQNKVVCCSTGAMKCLTELFQPSFETDTFFTPLAARLVQLLEGIPTDSCGYFQETIRRDIRRARETYRGEQLSRELIRIQQRLDRVELLSLDIVVNLLLSYRDVQDYDAIISLVETLQVLPTCAVAEQHNVRFHYAFALSRRNRAGDREKALSVLLPVVERGERAAPDLLCLCGRIYKDMFISSGLTDTQTRDQAFYWYSKAFEMEPSLHAGINAAVLLMAAGHQFETSVQLQQIGVKLSCLQGRKGSPGELRYYWDVGFCLGAGILANDLSKVIQASEKLYKLNAPGWYLVSVMETFLLYKHFQRSPQVPSAQQELADFWLGFLLKACQPFIATPRCPVLVLELNKVLQPAWLALHGGTEEHALSLALVCPTEEKAALSWTFAAAAVRGVSICKCDERGCFLYVMHAEEDFQLYFPSQQHCRWFCDQIQSLMAEQAASGEEVPSPTQPILEYSYEYSETGERVVLGRGTYGVVYAGRCLSNQVRIAIKEIPERDSRYSQPLHEEIALHKRLRHRNIVQYLGSISQGGFIKIFMEEVPGGSLSSLLRSKWGPLKDNEPTIIFYTRQILNGLSYLHDNHIVHRDIKGDNVLINTYSGVLKISDFGTSKRLAGISPSAETFTGTLQYMAPEIIDQGPWGYGKPADIWSLGCTIIEMATGKPPFYELGNPQAAMFKVGMFKMHPEVPESMSDKAKTFILRCFQADPATRATAAALLRDPFLASTGRARSQPLPSAGGEPPHFGQQDEDVEGSDGSRGCSSARQDAPVRGTEGSPPLLCPPSEAASSHGHLGAAQDSAGSNRSLCSSSPEDSGDGFLLRKDSKRRATLHRVLTAEAPAIVAALEESQSTTGVRLGSEHLAQLLSCLRSYIQCPNQHRLRQDLLALQTQLRVEGLSLPHLQAPLFGFQAAVRGVLRRHRIKPHWMFALDDAVSQAVQAAFTILVRDLGPKAGCLGGNGTKDTSDEDTPMPPRPSIPRSQPQRDSTNLGFGTNLGLGTGTSTQADPLPSLQASSALVAQLCHLRTETSRLLRELAQKEQEWQQLMQRVLRSGDDDTVVPSRLQRSREHGEVPPRCFAPAQDHSPLSPQPPQRQADPLLLEWLQRHGTDPATTATLLSHDFTLRDLLGCATRDDLFYVGISRRGPAYRLWAAILEHRRTLTQREGE